The Hymenobacter sp. 5317J-9 genome has a window encoding:
- a CDS encoding DUF4230 domain-containing protein, whose product MNLIRLFRRLLPLLFLVALGWFLWKKVGPTLAGLNPLAADEPRVTVTHNTVLTQVEALGRLELVRYRFKDVVEYRRKAYRFLPDSKVALVVGGEAVGCIDLRKLKPQDVVLEGDSVVRVALPAPELCTFQINHNQSRVFSTENGLFQDAQLVDEGYKYAEAQVRNAALQSGILAQTQRNAEQILVPMLRTLTGRRVILGQQMVLPKAGPKQ is encoded by the coding sequence ATGAACCTTATCCGACTGTTTCGCCGCCTGCTGCCGCTGCTGTTTCTGGTGGCGCTGGGCTGGTTTCTCTGGAAAAAAGTGGGCCCCACCCTGGCCGGCCTCAACCCGCTGGCGGCCGACGAGCCGCGGGTTACTGTGACGCACAACACCGTGCTGACGCAGGTGGAAGCACTGGGCCGGCTGGAGCTGGTGCGCTACCGCTTCAAAGACGTGGTGGAGTACCGGCGCAAGGCCTACCGGTTTTTGCCCGACTCGAAAGTGGCCCTGGTGGTGGGCGGCGAGGCCGTGGGCTGCATCGACCTGCGCAAGCTCAAGCCCCAGGACGTGGTGCTCGAAGGCGACTCGGTGGTGCGCGTGGCCCTGCCCGCGCCGGAGCTGTGCACGTTCCAAATCAACCACAACCAAAGCCGCGTCTTCAGCACCGAAAACGGCCTTTTTCAGGATGCGCAGCTGGTGGACGAAGGCTACAAATACGCCGAGGCCCAGGTGCGCAACGCCGCCCTGCAGTCGGGTATCCTGGCCCAAACCCAGCGCAACGCCGAGCAGATTCTCGTGCCCATGCTGCGCACCCTCACCGGCCGCCGCGTGATACTAGGCCAGCAGATGGTGTTGCCCAAAGCGGGCCCGAAGCAGTAG
- a CDS encoding pyridoxal-phosphate dependent enzyme — MSQLLQEISDPVTVARGVRLLLWRDDLVHPDLPGNKARKLKYNLRAAREQDQHTLLTFGGAYSNHLAAVATAGRLLGLRTIGLVRGDAPAPGSGPASLNPTLVRATADGMELHYLDRSTYRRRAEPQFIAELLGRFGPAYVLPEGGTNALALPGCAELVAEIRAHTDFDALAVSCGTGGTLAGLLTGLAGQQQAIGVAALKNGGFLQAEIDGLTQQTSGQRFTNYSLQTGYHFGGYAKYSAGLLEFIRRFREQHGVLLDPVYTGKLLFGVLDMIGRGQFAPGSTVVAIHTGGQQAWAGWEERFGKL, encoded by the coding sequence ATGAGCCAACTGCTGCAGGAAATAAGCGACCCCGTGACCGTAGCCCGCGGCGTGCGCCTGCTGCTGTGGCGCGACGACCTGGTGCACCCCGACCTGCCCGGCAACAAAGCCCGCAAGCTCAAATACAACCTGCGGGCGGCGCGTGAGCAGGACCAGCACACGCTGCTGACGTTCGGCGGCGCCTATTCCAACCACCTGGCGGCCGTGGCCACGGCCGGGCGCCTGTTAGGGCTGCGCACCATTGGGCTGGTGCGGGGCGATGCGCCGGCGCCCGGCAGCGGCCCGGCCTCGCTCAACCCAACCCTGGTCCGGGCCACGGCCGACGGCATGGAGCTGCATTACCTCGACCGCAGCACCTACCGCCGCCGGGCCGAGCCACAATTCATCGCGGAGCTGCTGGGCCGGTTCGGCCCGGCCTACGTGCTGCCTGAGGGCGGCACGAATGCGTTGGCCCTGCCCGGCTGCGCCGAGCTGGTGGCCGAAATCAGGGCGCACACTGACTTTGATGCGCTGGCCGTGTCCTGCGGCACGGGCGGCACGCTGGCGGGCCTGCTCACGGGCCTAGCCGGGCAGCAGCAGGCCATTGGCGTAGCCGCGCTGAAGAACGGCGGTTTTCTGCAAGCGGAAATTGATGGTTTGACGCAGCAGACCAGCGGCCAGCGTTTCACGAATTATTCGCTGCAAACCGGCTACCACTTCGGTGGCTACGCCAAGTACTCGGCTGGTTTGTTGGAATTCATCCGAAGGTTTCGGGAGCAGCACGGGGTGCTGCTGGACCCTGTTTATACCGGCAAGCTGCTCTTTGGCGTGCTTGATATGATAGGGCGCGGGCAGTTTGCCCCGGGCAGCACGGTGGTCGCCATTCACACCGGCGGGCAGCAAGCCTGGGCCGGGTGGGAAGAGCGGTTCGGGAAACTGTAG
- a CDS encoding YfhO family protein, producing MAAVASASSVSSAPWWQRALPHVLAVMFFALLACVYFSPIVFEGKTLAQHDITQFQGGAHEAQQYAKTMGKEALWTNSMFSGMPTYLVSLHFPGDWSGYLQTALTLGLPAVVANLFLALLCGYILLVALGVRPLVAVAGAVALGFSSYNLAILAAGHNTKSLALAYAPLVLGGILVTYRRNKWLGAALFAVALTLNVHVNHLQITYYLLLLVAIFAVIEAVAAFREGRLPDFLKRTALLAVGAALAVGVSFGRLYTTAEYSKYSNRGPSELKTPAPTAPGQAPAAAAEDGGTGVDRDYAFQYSYGVGETITLLIPNFYGGASSMPLGTDSNLGRAGLPAEYLGAMPTYWGQQSYTAGPVYMGAVVCFLFILGLFVVEKRTRYWLLAGTVLSILLAWGKNFETFNYLIFDILPGYNKFRAVSMALVIAQLAMPILGALALSRVLRPRAVVPAAAPGTAAAVAPETAALLPKVLYAGAITAGICVLAYLASFSFDFAAPIDGELTKQGFTPQLLTALRADRADLLRNDVWRGLLFIGAALGVLYFYLKGKLAMMPAALVMVALVLLDLWGVDKRYLGENKFQRETIAEEFQPTPADQLILRDTDLSYRVLNVQNPFNEAQTSYFHKSIGGYHGAKLRRYQDLIERQISNNNQQVLNMLNTRYLITGDPKQPVQRNPGALGNAWFVSSVKTVNSPDEEMAALSTLSPATEAVVDASKFPQQKAASYDITGSTIALAGYSPDELKYRANATHDGVVVFSEIYYADGWQAFIDGKPVPHFRVDYVLRALQVPAGNHTIEFRFEPKSYAVGNTVSLVSSIVLLLALIGAGVYVARRKPDAADPAYAAPLV from the coding sequence ATGGCTGCTGTTGCTTCTGCTTCTTCTGTTTCGTCCGCGCCGTGGTGGCAGCGGGCTTTGCCGCATGTGCTGGCGGTGATGTTTTTCGCCCTGCTGGCCTGCGTGTACTTCTCGCCCATTGTGTTCGAGGGCAAGACCCTGGCCCAGCACGACATCACCCAGTTTCAGGGCGGTGCCCACGAGGCCCAGCAGTACGCCAAAACCATGGGCAAGGAAGCTCTGTGGACGAATTCCATGTTTTCGGGCATGCCCACCTACCTGGTCAGCCTGCACTTTCCGGGCGACTGGTCGGGCTACCTGCAAACGGCCCTGACGCTGGGCCTGCCCGCCGTGGTGGCCAACCTGTTTCTGGCGCTGCTCTGCGGCTACATTCTGCTGGTGGCGCTGGGCGTGCGGCCGCTGGTAGCCGTGGCGGGCGCCGTGGCGCTGGGCTTTTCGAGCTACAACCTGGCCATCCTGGCCGCCGGCCACAACACCAAGAGCCTGGCCCTGGCCTACGCGCCGCTGGTGCTGGGCGGCATCCTAGTCACGTACCGCCGCAATAAGTGGCTGGGCGCCGCCCTGTTTGCGGTGGCCCTCACGCTGAACGTGCACGTCAACCACCTGCAAATCACCTACTACCTGCTGCTGCTGGTGGCCATTTTCGCGGTCATCGAAGCCGTGGCCGCTTTCCGCGAAGGCCGTTTGCCCGATTTCCTGAAGCGCACCGCGCTGCTGGCGGTGGGCGCGGCGCTGGCCGTGGGCGTGAGCTTCGGCCGCCTCTACACCACCGCCGAGTACAGCAAATACAGCAACCGCGGCCCGAGCGAGCTGAAAACGCCCGCCCCCACGGCCCCCGGCCAGGCGCCGGCCGCTGCCGCCGAAGACGGTGGCACGGGCGTCGACCGCGACTACGCTTTTCAGTACAGCTACGGTGTGGGCGAAACCATTACCCTGCTGATTCCCAATTTCTACGGCGGGGCCAGCTCCATGCCGCTCGGCACCGATTCCAACCTCGGCCGCGCCGGGCTGCCGGCCGAATACCTGGGCGCGATGCCGACCTACTGGGGGCAGCAGAGCTACACGGCCGGCCCGGTGTACATGGGCGCGGTGGTGTGTTTCCTGTTCATTCTGGGCTTGTTTGTGGTGGAGAAGCGCACGCGCTACTGGCTGCTGGCCGGCACGGTGCTGTCCATTCTGCTGGCCTGGGGCAAGAACTTTGAGACGTTTAACTACCTGATTTTCGACATTCTGCCGGGCTACAACAAGTTCCGGGCCGTGAGCATGGCGCTGGTAATTGCGCAGCTGGCCATGCCCATTCTGGGCGCGCTGGCCTTGAGCCGGGTGTTGCGGCCGCGCGCCGTGGTGCCCGCGGCGGCGCCCGGCACGGCCGCCGCAGTAGCTCCGGAAACGGCGGCGCTGCTGCCGAAAGTGTTGTATGCCGGCGCCATCACGGCCGGCATCTGCGTGCTGGCTTACCTGGCCAGCTTCAGCTTCGATTTTGCCGCGCCCATCGACGGCGAGCTCACCAAGCAGGGCTTCACGCCGCAGCTGCTCACGGCCCTGCGCGCCGACCGCGCCGACCTGCTGCGCAACGACGTGTGGCGCGGCCTGCTCTTCATTGGGGCGGCGCTGGGCGTGCTGTATTTCTACCTGAAAGGCAAGCTGGCCATGATGCCGGCGGCCCTGGTGATGGTGGCCCTGGTGCTGCTCGACCTGTGGGGCGTGGACAAGCGCTACCTCGGCGAGAACAAGTTTCAGCGCGAAACCATCGCCGAAGAGTTTCAGCCCACGCCGGCCGACCAGCTCATCCTGCGCGACACCGACCTGAGCTACCGCGTGCTCAACGTGCAGAACCCCTTCAACGAAGCCCAGACGTCGTACTTCCACAAGAGCATCGGGGGCTACCACGGCGCCAAGCTGCGCCGCTACCAGGATTTGATTGAGCGCCAGATTTCGAACAACAACCAGCAGGTGCTCAACATGCTGAACACCCGCTACCTCATCACCGGCGACCCCAAGCAGCCGGTGCAGCGCAACCCCGGCGCCCTGGGCAACGCCTGGTTTGTGAGCAGCGTGAAAACCGTGAACAGCCCCGACGAGGAAATGGCGGCCCTCAGCACCCTCAGCCCCGCTACTGAGGCCGTGGTGGACGCCAGCAAATTCCCGCAGCAAAAAGCGGCCAGCTACGACATCACCGGCTCGACCATTGCCCTGGCCGGCTACAGCCCCGACGAGCTGAAATACCGCGCCAACGCCACCCACGACGGCGTGGTGGTATTCTCCGAAATCTATTACGCCGATGGCTGGCAGGCCTTCATCGACGGCAAGCCGGTGCCGCATTTCCGCGTCGACTACGTGCTGCGCGCCCTGCAGGTGCCGGCCGGCAACCACACCATCGAGTTCAGGTTTGAGCCCAAGTCTTACGCCGTGGGCAACACGGTGTCGCTGGTATCGAGCATCGTGCTGCTGCTGGCGCTGATTGGGGCCGGCGTGTACGTGGCCCGTCGCAAGCCCGACGCGGCCGACCCGGCATACGCCGCCCCGCTGGTGTAG
- a CDS encoding DUF4834 family protein: MRFWLIFIVIFFAVRYVLPIVLRWALNSFVRKQMRNGGFVVPPQAAPRQDREPGQIHVDYVPPAAAKQKPNEFKGGEYVDFEEVK; encoded by the coding sequence ATGCGCTTCTGGCTCATTTTCATTGTCATTTTTTTCGCGGTGCGCTACGTGCTGCCCATCGTGCTGCGCTGGGCGCTGAACAGTTTTGTGCGCAAGCAGATGCGTAATGGCGGCTTCGTGGTGCCGCCGCAGGCCGCGCCGCGCCAGGACCGGGAGCCCGGCCAGATTCACGTCGATTACGTGCCGCCCGCGGCCGCCAAGCAAAAGCCGAATGAGTTCAAGGGCGGCGAATACGTTGACTTTGAGGAAGTAAAGTAG